The genomic region CAGCGACCAAGGCCATCCTTCTTGCTGGTGGCCAGATTTGCGGACAGGTGGTCATGGCGACCGGATGGGATTCTAAGTCTGCCGGGAAGCACGCCTTTGACACTTTGCTGGACGATTGCGGTCTTTGCGCCGAGGACGTTCATAGCGTGGTCGGGACAGGCTACGGCCGCGTCTCCCTTCCTTTCGCCAATCGCCGGGTCACCGAGGTGACCTGCCATGCGCGCGGCGCCGAGCATATGGTCCCGGGAAGCCGACTGGTGGTGGACATCGGCGGACAGGACAGCAAGGTCATCGCTCTGGATGGCACCGGCAATGTCACGGATTTTATCATGAACGACAAGTGTGCGGCCGGGACCGGACGCTTTCTCCAGATGCTGGCAGGTGTGCTCGATATATCCCTGGACGGGCTTGAGGAGTTGACCCAGGGGTCCGAGCCGGTCGTTCTGAGCAGCATGTGCACCGTCTTTGCCGAGTCGGAAATTGTCGGCTTGTTGGCCCGGGGCATCGACAAAGGAGCCATCGCCGCAGGAGTGATTGATTCGATTTCCAAACGCCTGACGGGCCTGGTCGGGCGCATGCCACGCGTTGCGGAAATCACGTTTACCGGAGGACTGGCCAACAATCCGGCCGTCTGCCGGCGCATCGAACAATCTCTTGGCTTGCCGCTGAGGATACCCATCTACCCCCAGATGGCCGGAGCGCTGGGGGCGGCCCTGATCGGCAGCGAACTTTGAATCGGAGGTTATTGTGGAATCTGCAGTGTTTAAACAGATAGAGAAGTTGCGCGAGATCAACGTTCTTGCCCTTAAGGACGCCAAAGAAGCGGGACAAGCCGTTGTCGGCACCTATTGCCTTTACGCCCCGGCCGAGTTGATCGTCGCTGCCGGAGCCAGCCCCGTCATGTTATGCGGCACCAGCCAGAACCCAATTCCCGCCGCAGAGCAGGTGCTGCCCCGCAACCTCTGCCCCCTGATCAAGTCGAGTTACGGCTTTGCCGCCACCGACACCTGTCCCTTCTTCCATTTTTCCGACCTGATCGTTGCCGAGACGACCTGCGACGGCAAAAAGAAGATGTACGAGCTGATGGAGGAATTCAAACCGGTGCATCTGATGCAGCTTCCCCAGGTTCAGGACCATGACTCGGCCCTTGACTACTGGGTCAAAGAACTGCAACGGCTGCAGACACGACTGGAAGAGAGCTTTGGGGTCGAAATCACCGAGGACAAGTTGCGGGACGCCATCGCCTTGCTTAACGACGAACGGCGCAGCCTCAAAGCCCTGCAGGATGTCTGCCGTCACAAGCCGGCTCCGATCAGCGGCAAGGAAATGCTCACCGTTCTGCACAATCGCGGTTTTGCCCTCGACAAACGCGCCACGATCAAGCTGATCGACCAGTTGACGGCAGAGCTGACCGAGTGGGTCCGCTTGGGGCTTTCCA from Desulfuromonas acetexigens harbors:
- a CDS encoding double-cubane-cluster-containing anaerobic reductase → MFKQIEKLREINVLALKDAKEAGQAVVGTYCLYAPAELIVAAGASPVMLCGTSQNPIPAAEQVLPRNLCPLIKSSYGFAATDTCPFFHFSDLIVAETTCDGKKKMYELMEEFKPVHLMQLPQVQDHDSALDYWVKELQRLQTRLEESFGVEITEDKLRDAIALLNDERRSLKALQDVCRHKPAPISGKEMLTVLHNRGFALDKRATIKLIDQLTAELTEWVRLGLSTLATDAPRILLTGVPVGLGSDKVVRLLEEAGGQVVCFESCGAYKKVEPVRQSDDPLRAIAECYLNIPCSCMSPNRNRFELVARLAKEFQVDGIIDLTWQACHTYNIESYSLRRYLQQETGLPFLQIETDYSESDSEQLKLRLEAFLELLASAGTTGGA
- a CDS encoding acyl-CoA dehydratase activase, with the protein product MTRISVGIDIGSTATKAILLAGGQICGQVVMATGWDSKSAGKHAFDTLLDDCGLCAEDVHSVVGTGYGRVSLPFANRRVTEVTCHARGAEHMVPGSRLVVDIGGQDSKVIALDGTGNVTDFIMNDKCAAGTGRFLQMLAGVLDISLDGLEELTQGSEPVVLSSMCTVFAESEIVGLLARGIDKGAIAAGVIDSISKRLTGLVGRMPRVAEITFTGGLANNPAVCRRIEQSLGLPLRIPIYPQMAGALGAALIGSEL